Genomic DNA from Planktomarina temperata RCA23:
TGAGGCGATCAGATCTTTGAGATAGGTCAGCCGGGCGGGATCATTGAAGTCAACCGTGATGCCCTGTTTGCCGCGGTTGGCGCTGTGGAAATAGGCCGCAGAGCTGTCCGTGCCTTTTGTGACATAGTTTGGACCCCATTTGCGCGTGTCATCGCCCTCCGGGCTTTCCACTTTGATGACCTCTGCGCCCAAATCCGCCAAAGTTTGCCCGATCCAAGGGCCGGCCAGGACTCGGGCCAATTCAACGACTTTCAAACCTTCAAGCGGATACATTTGGCTTCCTTTGGACTTTCACAATGTGCAATTTGGCGCTGGACTTTCCGAAGTATTTGGCATGGTTTCAGCCCCAGCGCATCCATTTTTTCAATTTTGGAGGCGAATGCTCGGAAAGGAAGAGACAATGGGCCGTCCAATACGCTTTGCCATTAACGGATTTGGTCGGATTGGCCGAGCTGTGGCGCGGCAATGGGTGGAGCAGCAGGCAGAGGGTCGTTTCGATCTGGTGGCGATAAATGACATCGCCCCCTTGGAGACCTGCGCCTATCTGCTGGAATTCGACAGTGTCTATGGCCCTATTGTGGGCTCGATTGAGAGCAGTTCTGATCGTTTGATTGTCAACGGCCATGCGGTGCGGTTTAGCCAGAAATCGGATTTGGCGGCGGTGGATCTGTCAGATGTTGATGTGGTGTTTGAATGCACGGGTAAGGCTGTGACCGCGCAATTTGCCAGTGCGGGACTGCGCGCCGGTGCTCAGCGTGTTTTGATTTCTGGCCCTTCTGAATGTGCCGATGTGACTGTGGTCTTAGGCGCGAATGACCATGTTTTAAGCGGGCAACGCATTGTCTCAAACGCCTCGTGCACCACCAATGCGCTGGCGCCTTTGTTGCGGGTGTTGCATGAGGCCTATGGGGTTCTGGCCGGTCATATGACGACGATCCATTGTTACACTGGCAGCCAACCCACCGTCGACGCCCCCCGCGGCGCGGCGCTTGAGCGCAATCGCGCGGCGGCGCTGTCGATGGTGCCGACAAGCACCTCTGCGGCCGTGTTGATTGATAAAATTTTGCCTGACTTGGCCGGGCGCGTGAAAGGCTGTGCGGTGCGTGTGCCGACGGCCAGCGTCTCTGCCGTTGATCTCACCTGCCAGGTGGCGCATCCGGTGGAGCAAGAAGCGCTGATAGAGCTTTTGCGGCAAGCGCGGCCGGACATCTTGGGCATGACTGATCGTCCGTTGGTCTCCTCAGATCTCCGGGCGCGCCGCGAAAGTTTGGTCATTGCCGCCCCGCAGGTCGCGGTGATGGGACAAGACTTGCTGCGCATATTTGGGTGGTATGACAATGAATGGGGGTTTTCAGCCCGAATGTTCGATGTGGCTGCAAAAATAACGTAAGAGTCGCTTCAAAATGTATCTAAAATTTCTGCGCCCCTTGTTCTACCCCGGGCGCAATACTAAGACTCAATTAGCAAAACGGCATTATGCCAAAAGAGACACTAGCGGGGGCACCTCATGAAAGATCCAATCGAAACTTATATGAACCTCGTCCCCATGGTCGTTGAACAGACAAGCCGGGGCGAGCGAGCCTATGATATCTTCTCGCGCCTGCTGAAAGAACGGATCATTTTTGTGAATGGCCCGGTCCACGATGGGATGAGCACTTTGGTGATCGCTCAGCTTTTGCATCTTGAGGCCGAGAACCCAACCAAAGAGATCAGCATGTATATCAATTCCCCCGGCGGTGTTGTGACGGCGGGCCTGTCGATCTACGACACCATGCAATATATCAAACCAAAGGTGAGCACACTCTGCGTGGGTCAGGCGGCCTCTATGGGCTCATTGCTTTTGACCGCGGGCGCCAAGGACATGCGGTTTTCTCTGCCCAATTCCTCGATCATGGTGCATCAGCCCTCTGGTGGTTACCAAGGCCAAGCGACCGACATCATGATTCACGCGGAATTTACGCAAAAGCTTAAGCGCCGTTTGAATGAGATCTATGTCACCCACACCGGGCAGGACTATGATACGGTTGAGGCCGCTTTGGAGCGGGATAATTTCATGTCCCCTGAGGAGGCACAGGCCTGGGGCTTGATCGACAAAATCGTCACCAATCGTGAAAAAGAGGCCGAATAGGCAAGAATGACCCCAAAATCGCGGTTGTGGCTCAATCTTAGCTGCCATAAGCTCATCGTGATTTATAGACACTGCGTTTGGGATTGCCTCCACAGAGACGACCCAACAATATTGAAGGTGAGACATGGCTGATAAAGCAAGCGGCGACGGGAAGAATACCCTATATTGCAGTTTTTGCGGTAAAAGTCAGCATGAGGTGCGCAAACTGATTGCGGGCCCCACCGTCTTCATCTGCGATGAATGTGTTGAATTGTGCATGGATATTATCCGTGAGGAAACCAAAGCCAGCGGATTGAAAACCTCTGAGGGTGTTCCGACGCCTTTGGAAATTTGTCAGGTTTTGGATGATTATGTCATTGGCCAGAGCCACGCCAAACGGGTGCTCTCTGTTGCGGTGCACAATCACTATAAGCGTCTCAACGTTGCAGAGAAATCTGGTGATATTGAGCTGGCAAAATCCAATATCATGCTGATTGGTCCAACCGGTTGTGGTAAAACTTTGCTGGCGCAAACCTTGGCGCGGATCTTGGATGTGCCGTTCACCATGGCCGATGCTACCACATTG
This window encodes:
- a CDS encoding glyceraldehyde 3-phosphate dehydrogenase NAD-binding domain-containing protein, producing the protein MGRPIRFAINGFGRIGRAVARQWVEQQAEGRFDLVAINDIAPLETCAYLLEFDSVYGPIVGSIESSSDRLIVNGHAVRFSQKSDLAAVDLSDVDVVFECTGKAVTAQFASAGLRAGAQRVLISGPSECADVTVVLGANDHVLSGQRIVSNASCTTNALAPLLRVLHEAYGVLAGHMTTIHCYTGSQPTVDAPRGAALERNRAAALSMVPTSTSAAVLIDKILPDLAGRVKGCAVRVPTASVSAVDLTCQVAHPVEQEALIELLRQARPDILGMTDRPLVSSDLRARRESLVIAAPQVAVMGQDLLRIFGWYDNEWGFSARMFDVAAKIT
- a CDS encoding ATP-dependent Clp protease proteolytic subunit, with product MKDPIETYMNLVPMVVEQTSRGERAYDIFSRLLKERIIFVNGPVHDGMSTLVIAQLLHLEAENPTKEISMYINSPGGVVTAGLSIYDTMQYIKPKVSTLCVGQAASMGSLLLTAGAKDMRFSLPNSSIMVHQPSGGYQGQATDIMIHAEFTQKLKRRLNEIYVTHTGQDYDTVEAALERDNFMSPEEAQAWGLIDKIVTNREKEAE